The Alphaproteobacteria bacterium SS10 genome includes a region encoding these proteins:
- a CDS encoding DUF1329 domain-containing protein: MIRRSLLTAAVALSVGFSFGLPTNFANADGHSFSDSDLGGALTPVGAIRAGNEDGSIPEWTGGVTEPPVDYSAGGHHTFPFEKGEPLFTITGSNADQYRDLLTEGHYQMLQQYPSYSMPVYETHRTAAFPQRIYDETMANAARGQLSEDGNGVLGAKEGFPFPVPETGLEVIWNHLLRFRGVAFERRVGQANPTAGGDYTMVFIEEQTFLPYSQPGGNGGDNILAYFQQFVVEPARLAGEVLLVHETLNQVAVPRQAWTYNPGQRRVRRAPNVAYDNPGTAADGLRTTDNFDMFSGAPDRYQWELVGRKEMIVPYNAYALHAPGVDYDEIIKAGHLNPDYLRYEKHRVWVVEATLKDGISNIYSRRTFYIDEDSWNIVSIDHYDSRGDYWRLSESHGLNYYDVPVYYNTVDIVHDLQSGRYTAIGFNNNEWMIRYGQDYSRRNFTPEQLRRSVRR; encoded by the coding sequence ATGATTCGGCGCAGCCTTTTGACCGCTGCTGTGGCACTGAGTGTCGGCTTCAGCTTTGGTCTTCCAACCAATTTCGCCAATGCTGACGGCCATAGCTTCAGCGATTCCGATCTCGGTGGTGCACTGACCCCAGTTGGCGCGATCCGCGCAGGCAATGAGGACGGATCGATCCCTGAGTGGACCGGCGGCGTCACTGAGCCACCAGTCGACTACTCCGCTGGCGGCCACCACACCTTCCCATTTGAGAAGGGTGAGCCACTCTTCACCATCACCGGTAGCAATGCTGACCAGTATCGTGACCTCCTCACCGAGGGCCACTATCAGATGCTGCAGCAGTATCCATCCTACAGCATGCCTGTTTATGAGACCCACCGTACGGCGGCTTTCCCACAGCGCATCTATGACGAAACCATGGCCAATGCGGCACGCGGTCAGCTGTCCGAAGATGGTAACGGTGTTCTTGGCGCCAAAGAGGGCTTCCCGTTCCCAGTGCCAGAGACTGGCCTAGAGGTTATTTGGAACCACCTGCTGCGCTTCCGTGGCGTCGCGTTTGAGCGCCGTGTTGGTCAGGCCAACCCGACCGCTGGTGGCGACTACACGATGGTTTTCATTGAGGAACAAACCTTCCTGCCATACTCGCAACCAGGCGGTAATGGCGGCGATAACATCCTCGCATACTTCCAACAGTTCGTTGTGGAGCCTGCCCGCCTCGCCGGTGAGGTTCTGCTGGTTCACGAGACCCTGAACCAGGTTGCCGTGCCACGCCAGGCTTGGACCTATAACCCAGGTCAGCGTCGTGTGCGTCGCGCGCCAAACGTTGCGTATGACAATCCAGGGACGGCGGCTGATGGCCTGCGTACCACGGATAACTTCGACATGTTCTCCGGTGCGCCAGACCGCTATCAGTGGGAGCTGGTTGGCCGCAAAGAAATGATCGTGCCGTACAACGCTTACGCGCTGCACGCTCCAGGTGTCGACTATGATGAGATCATCAAAGCTGGCCACCTGAACCCAGACTACCTGCGCTATGAAAAGCACCGGGTTTGGGTTGTCGAGGCCACCCTGAAAGACGGCATCTCCAATATCTATTCCCGTCGTACCTTCTATATCGATGAGGATAGCTGGAACATCGTCTCAATCGACCACTATGACAGCCGCGGTGACTACTGGCGCCTGTCTGAGAGCCATGGCCTGAACTATTATGATGTCCCGGTTTACTACAACACCGTCGACATCGTTCATGACCTGCAATCTGGTCGTTACACCGCCATTGGTTTCAACAACAATGAGTGGATGATCCGTTACGGTCAGGACTACAGCCGCCGTAACTTCACACCAGAACAGCTGCGCCGCTCGGTTCGTCGATAA